In Babylonia areolata isolate BAREFJ2019XMU chromosome 19, ASM4173473v1, whole genome shotgun sequence, a single window of DNA contains:
- the LOC143294373 gene encoding CD9 antigen-like: MAFGSCFSCIKYSVFVFNFLLWLLGCALIGVGSWLLVDDEAGRHVIQLSTTTTPTTTTTGREAPVIVSYSQLTENNVPATLCYLFIAFGCVVIVVAFVGCCGAVRESSCLLAAFFVSLFLVFAVMLGICIWAFVMRSELDAHTIHLQRLTNRMLRMAVRDYYTDPEARKFMDILQSEFRCCGADNAAGDYVGKSAVLQPPCKIAHQRRSCLPVYFNYVGNHFEQFMRDRLLIVGSVAIGVASCMVMGMVCVTLLCCAVKERRWTANA, encoded by the exons ATGGCTTTTGGCAGTTGTTTCTCTTGCATCAAATATTCCGTGTTCGTCTTCAACTTTCTTTTATGG CTGCTGGGCTGTGCGCTGATAGGGGTGGGTAGCTGGCTTTTGGTGGATGACGAGGCTGGCCGGCACGTGATACAGCtctcgacgacgacgacgccgacaacgacaacgacagggAGGGAAGCCCCTGTGATCGTCAGCTACAGTCAGCTGACGGAGAACAACGTCCCCGCCACCCTCTGCTACCTCTTCATCGCTTTTGGCtgcgtcgtcatcgtcgtcgcttTTGTCGGCTGTTGTGGGGCGGTGCGGGAAAGCTCCTGTCTTCTGGctgcc tttttcGTCAGTCTCTTCCTGGTGTTTGCCGTGATGCTGGGGATATGTATCTGGGCCTTCGTGATGCGCAGCGAGCTGGACGCTCATaca ATACATCTTCAGCGTCTGACCAATCGCATGCTGAGGATGGCAGTGCGGGACTATTACACTGATCCCGAGGCCAGAAAGTTCATGGATATCTTGCAGTctgag ttccgGTGTTGTGGTGCAGACAACGCAGCAGGGGATTACGTGGGCAAAAGTGCTGTACTGCAACCTCCATGCAAAATAGCCCATCAAAGAAGG TCGTGTCTTCCTGTGTATTTCAATTACGTGGGCAACCACTTCGAGCAGTTTATGAGAGACAGACTGCTCATCGTTGGGTCTGTGGCCATTGGCGTCGCCTCGTGTATG gtgatggggatggtgtgcgtcaccttgctgtgctgtgccgtcaAGGAGAGGAGGTGGACCGCCAACGCCTga